From the Syngnathoides biaculeatus isolate LvHL_M chromosome 10, ASM1980259v1, whole genome shotgun sequence genome, one window contains:
- the LOC133507716 gene encoding guanylin-like, whose amino-acid sequence MKTTLACVALLVLVLGRCSESVQVEENGLSFSLEAVRRLQEMFESARTPPQSPRPRAGSPSMCEEPMLPQELLPLCKKKGASASLARLAMVPLDVCEVCAFAACTGC is encoded by the exons ATGAAGACCACACTCGCATGCGTCGCTCTCCTGGTCCTGGTCTTGGGCCGGTGCTCCGAGTCCGTGCAGGTCGAG GAGAACGGCCTGTCCTTCTCCCTGGAGGCCGTCAGGAGGCTCCAGGAGATGTTCGAGAGCGCCAGGACGCCGCCGCAGAGCCCGAGACCGCGGGCCGGCTCGCCGTCCATGTGCGAGGAGCCGATGCTGCCCCAGGAGCTGCTGCCCCTGTGCAAGAAGAAGGGGGCGTCGGCTTCGCTCGCCAGACTGG CCATGGTGCCGCTCGACGTCTGCGAGGTTTGCGCCTTCGCCGCCTGCACCGGCTGCTAA